A window of Chloracidobacterium sp. N contains these coding sequences:
- a CDS encoding histone deacetylase — protein sequence MFVSYAPGYFVDIGDAHVFPMVKFPRVHAQLIEEGTLSPEDVVAPAPAREEDILLAHTRDYWTRLAAGQLTPRELRRLGLPWSEGLVMRARLAAQGTLNAARHALAEGVAGNLAGGTHHAFPDHGEGFCVLNDIAIAVRVLQREGDVGRVALIDCDVHQGNANAVIFAGESDVFTFSMHGRNNYPLRKPPGSLDLELPDGMTDAAYLEVLREYVPRLLAAFRPDLVFYLAGVDPYVHDRFGRLALTLEGLMRRDEFVLRACRQAGIPVTITLSGGYARDRQDTVEAHCNTYRAAREVFG from the coding sequence ATGTTTGTCTCCTATGCGCCGGGTTACTTCGTGGACATCGGTGATGCCCACGTGTTTCCGATGGTCAAGTTTCCGCGCGTCCATGCCCAACTGATTGAAGAGGGCACGCTGTCGCCGGAAGATGTCGTTGCCCCGGCCCCCGCCCGCGAGGAAGACATTCTGCTGGCCCATACCCGTGATTACTGGACGCGCCTGGCGGCCGGGCAGTTGACACCACGCGAACTGCGCCGTCTGGGGCTTCCCTGGTCGGAAGGACTGGTGATGCGCGCGCGGCTGGCGGCCCAGGGGACACTCAATGCCGCCCGCCACGCCCTGGCAGAGGGCGTCGCCGGCAACCTTGCCGGGGGCACGCACCATGCCTTTCCCGATCATGGCGAGGGCTTCTGTGTCCTCAACGACATTGCGATTGCTGTCCGGGTGCTCCAGCGTGAGGGCGACGTCGGCCGGGTAGCGCTCATTGACTGCGATGTTCACCAGGGAAATGCCAACGCCGTCATTTTCGCCGGCGAGTCGGATGTCTTCACCTTTTCCATGCACGGCCGGAACAACTATCCGCTGCGCAAACCGCCGGGTTCGCTTGACCTGGAGCTGCCGGATGGCATGACGGACGCGGCCTATCTGGAGGTGCTCCGCGAGTACGTGCCGCGCCTTCTGGCGGCGTTTCGCCCGGACCTGGTGTTTTATCTGGCCGGGGTGGACCCCTACGTCCACGACCGCTTCGGTCGGCTGGCGCTGACGCTGGAGGGCCTCATGCGCCGGGACGAGTTCGTGCTGCGTGCCTGTCGGCAGGCCGGCATCCCGGTCACCATCACGCTTTCAGGCGGCTATGCCCGTGACCGTCAGGATACGGTTGAAGCCCACTGCAACACCTACCGCGCGGCCCGCGAGGTCTTTGGGTGA
- a CDS encoding ABC transporter permease gives MSWYEVFRLALDAIWAHKLRSFLTLLGIIIGVASVTAVATVIEGFSEYVNEKVAVYGTGALTVEKAAFQGFADFEKFLRAIQRNPDLTTEDMRALREQLTLADEVAAQDGSAADVRYGNTVVTLVGIQGVTANFNDLSTVELAQGRVISPFDEENRRAVCVLGADVAKELFPRGDAIGKTVKLGRDPYEVIGVAKPLGTFLGQSQDNYVQIPLTTFHKVYGERRSLTLYVRPRRGVPTELVEDEIRAILRTRHHLSPREEDDFSITSDPATQGIFTTLLATVSAVVLPITGISLVVGGIVIMNIMLVSVTERTREIGIRKSLGARRRDILRQFLAESALLSLIGGIIGLVLAYLVMLVVSHFSGLPVALPFWAVVLALVVSGSVGLFFGIYPASKAARLDPIQALRAD, from the coding sequence ATGAGCTGGTATGAGGTCTTTCGTCTGGCCCTGGATGCCATCTGGGCGCACAAGCTGCGTTCCTTTCTCACCCTGCTGGGTATCATCATCGGGGTGGCCAGCGTCACGGCCGTAGCGACCGTCATCGAGGGCTTCAGCGAGTACGTCAACGAAAAAGTGGCCGTCTATGGCACCGGGGCGCTCACGGTCGAAAAAGCCGCCTTTCAGGGCTTTGCGGACTTCGAGAAATTCCTGCGCGCCATTCAGCGCAATCCCGATCTGACGACCGAAGACATGCGGGCGCTGCGCGAGCAACTGACCCTGGCCGATGAAGTCGCAGCGCAGGACGGCTCGGCAGCGGATGTCCGCTATGGCAACACGGTGGTTACACTGGTGGGCATCCAGGGCGTCACGGCCAACTTCAATGACCTTTCCACCGTTGAACTTGCCCAGGGGCGCGTCATCAGTCCTTTCGATGAAGAAAACCGCCGCGCTGTGTGCGTGCTTGGCGCCGACGTGGCCAAAGAGCTTTTTCCCCGGGGCGACGCCATTGGCAAGACCGTCAAGCTGGGGCGTGATCCCTATGAGGTCATCGGCGTTGCCAAGCCGCTCGGCACGTTTCTTGGTCAGTCGCAGGACAACTACGTGCAGATTCCGCTCACCACGTTTCACAAAGTCTATGGTGAACGGCGCTCGCTGACCCTGTACGTCCGTCCGCGCCGGGGAGTGCCGACGGAACTCGTCGAAGATGAAATTCGCGCCATTCTGCGGACGCGACACCACCTTTCACCCCGCGAGGAAGACGACTTCAGCATCACGAGTGATCCAGCCACACAGGGCATTTTCACGACCCTGCTCGCCACGGTCAGCGCCGTGGTGCTGCCCATCACGGGTATTTCCCTTGTCGTCGGCGGCATCGTCATCATGAACATCATGCTGGTTTCCGTCACCGAGCGAACCCGTGAAATCGGCATCCGCAAAAGCCTGGGGGCGCGCCGGCGCGACATCCTGCGCCAGTTTCTGGCGGAATCGGCCCTGCTGTCGCTGATTGGCGGCATCATCGGGCTGGTGCTGGCCTACCTGGTGATGCTGGTTGTGTCGCACTTCTCCGGGCTGCCGGTGGCACTGCCGTTCTGGGCCGTGGTGCTGGCGCTGGTTGTGTCGGGGAGTGTGGGGCTGTTTTTTGGGATTTATCCGGCCAGCAAGGCCGCCCGGCTCGATCCCATTCAGGCGCTACGCGCCGATTGA
- a CDS encoding CsgG/HfaB family protein, with protein sequence MKYHKFFLAFVVGGCLLAVVGGTQVFAQRQTSDSPASDMRSNQPKKGKIKVAIIPQDNQRGWTKDIMVAELETALTGGRFDILSRDSLNSIIAEQKLANSDLADPNNAIKVGRLGSAQYIIVAKCVSIDVKEGGVSIGGFGRREKKMTTKVNIQLINAETGSVIKSENYDASDATTSTQVGSFGGNTADAPGQESFTKMMKTFAQRFAEVVSLEVPFETTVAMVRDGQVIIRSGSADGVQEGIQFDVILEGEPIRDADGSILERITNRVATLRAAKVSEKVTYCDVVQTFDPNSKVADPTPNLGRIQTDMTVRQVARMTAPPPRRNK encoded by the coding sequence ATGAAGTATCACAAGTTTTTCCTGGCATTCGTCGTCGGCGGCTGCCTGCTCGCCGTCGTTGGGGGGACGCAGGTCTTTGCGCAACGCCAGACCAGCGACTCCCCGGCAAGTGACATGCGGAGCAACCAGCCGAAGAAAGGCAAAATCAAGGTGGCCATCATTCCGCAGGACAACCAGCGCGGCTGGACCAAGGACATTATGGTGGCTGAACTGGAGACGGCGCTCACCGGCGGCCGGTTCGACATCCTGTCCCGTGACTCCCTCAACTCCATCATTGCAGAACAAAAGCTCGCCAACTCCGATCTGGCCGATCCCAACAACGCCATCAAAGTTGGGCGACTTGGCTCGGCGCAGTACATCATCGTCGCCAAGTGCGTTTCGATTGATGTGAAGGAAGGTGGCGTCAGTATCGGCGGTTTTGGACGCCGCGAAAAGAAGATGACCACCAAGGTCAACATACAGCTTATCAATGCCGAGACCGGCTCGGTCATCAAGTCAGAAAACTATGACGCCAGCGATGCCACCACCTCGACGCAGGTGGGCAGTTTTGGCGGCAATACGGCCGATGCGCCCGGACAGGAATCCTTCACCAAGATGATGAAGACCTTTGCGCAGCGTTTCGCCGAAGTCGTCAGCCTGGAAGTACCGTTTGAAACCACGGTGGCCATGGTGCGGGATGGGCAGGTCATCATCCGCAGCGGGTCGGCCGACGGCGTCCAGGAGGGGATTCAGTTCGATGTCATCCTCGAAGGGGAACCCATCCGGGATGCAGACGGAAGCATTCTGGAACGGATCACGAACCGCGTGGCCACGCTGCGCGCTGCGAAGGTCAGTGAGAAAGTCACCTACTGCGATGTGGTTCAGACCTTCGATCCGAATTCAAAGGTGGCCGATCCGACGCCCAACCTCGGACGCATCCAGACCGACATGACCGTGCGGCAGGTCGCGCGGATGACGGCCCCGCCACCCCGCCGCAACAAATAG
- a CDS encoding chorismate mutase translates to MTLHEYRRLIDETDAQLLALLNRRAELVIAIAHLKHAQGLPVHIPAREMEVLTQVITSNTGPLDDQAVRRLFESIIAESRRLEHRVLGTPEDTPAASHEGR, encoded by the coding sequence ATGACGTTGCATGAGTACCGGCGGTTGATTGATGAAACCGATGCCCAGTTGCTGGCATTGCTGAATCGGCGCGCCGAACTGGTCATTGCCATTGCGCACCTCAAACACGCGCAGGGGCTGCCGGTACACATCCCGGCGCGCGAAATGGAAGTGTTGACGCAGGTCATCACCAGCAATACCGGGCCGCTTGATGACCAGGCGGTGCGGCGGCTTTTTGAGTCCATTATTGCCGAGTCACGCCGGCTTGAACATCGGGTTCTGGGAACACCGGAAGACACGCCGGCGGCTTCTCACGAGGGCCGGTAG
- a CDS encoding LOG family protein codes for MTETPRRLAKPPKAYRNHEFLESRAARIIRIQSEYLEPAVRLQQHQVRDTIVFFGSARIHPHPEGKYPPEYEPEETNGEHADPALSHFYDDAVDLSRMLTTWAMSLPTTQRRFLVCSGGGPGIMEAANRGAAIAGGKSVGFNISLPFEQYPNPYISPELCFEFHYFFMRKFWLVYPAKALVIFPGGFGTLDELLEVLTLLQTRKLNRRIPIVIYGEAYWREVLNFEALVKWGMISSADLNFFRYANSPEEAFVYLRDCLLEIYGQPEDGPAFSD; via the coding sequence ATGACCGAAACCCCTCGGCGGTTGGCCAAACCTCCAAAGGCCTATCGCAATCACGAATTTCTCGAAAGCCGCGCGGCGCGCATCATTCGTATCCAGAGTGAATACCTCGAACCGGCCGTCCGGTTGCAGCAGCACCAGGTACGCGACACCATCGTGTTTTTCGGCTCGGCCCGCATTCACCCCCATCCTGAAGGCAAGTACCCACCGGAGTACGAACCGGAGGAAACCAACGGAGAGCACGCGGACCCGGCGCTGTCCCATTTCTATGATGACGCGGTGGACCTGTCCCGGATGCTCACGACCTGGGCCATGAGTCTGCCAACGACGCAGCGCCGGTTTCTGGTCTGCTCCGGTGGCGGCCCGGGGATTATGGAAGCTGCCAATCGTGGCGCTGCCATTGCCGGCGGCAAGTCGGTCGGGTTCAACATCAGCCTTCCCTTCGAGCAGTATCCGAATCCCTACATTTCGCCTGAACTGTGCTTTGAGTTTCACTACTTCTTCATGCGGAAGTTCTGGCTGGTCTATCCGGCCAAGGCGCTGGTCATCTTTCCGGGTGGGTTCGGAACGCTCGATGAGTTGCTCGAAGTCCTGACACTCCTTCAGACGCGCAAACTCAACCGCCGGATACCGATTGTCATTTACGGTGAAGCCTACTGGCGTGAGGTGCTCAACTTTGAAGCGTTGGTCAAATGGGGCATGATTTCGTCTGCCGACCTGAATTTCTTTCGCTACGCCAACAGCCCGGAAGAGGCTTTTGTCTATCTGCGGGACTGTCTGCTGGAGATTTACGGCCAGCCGGAAGACGGGCCGGCTTTCAGTGACTGA
- a CDS encoding ABC transporter ATP-binding protein, giving the protein MSSAPALLATRSTTVRFGGLVAVKDLDLTVAPGQVFGLIGPNGAGKTTIFNVLTGVYRPTSGDVQFEGQSIVGLPPHAIARRGLARTFQNIRLFGELSVLENVMTACHNQSRSGVLATILRTRRQQAEEREQREFALELLERFGLASQQHAPAKSLSYGNQRRLEIARALATRPKALLLDEPAAGMNPQESLALMRQIRQLREDFKLTVVLVEHNMRVVMGACEQIHVVEQGQTIAVGTPDEIKQDVRVIAAYLGRA; this is encoded by the coding sequence ATGTCGTCTGCGCCAGCACTTTTGGCCACCAGGTCCACGACCGTCCGTTTCGGCGGACTGGTTGCCGTCAAAGACCTTGACCTGACGGTTGCACCCGGCCAGGTCTTTGGCCTCATCGGCCCGAACGGGGCCGGTAAAACGACGATTTTCAACGTCCTGACCGGCGTCTATCGGCCGACTTCAGGCGATGTACAGTTTGAAGGCCAGAGCATCGTCGGGTTGCCGCCCCACGCCATTGCGCGGCGCGGGCTGGCCCGGACGTTTCAGAACATCCGTCTTTTTGGTGAACTGTCGGTGCTGGAGAATGTCATGACGGCCTGCCATAACCAGAGTCGGTCGGGTGTGCTGGCCACCATCCTGCGTACGCGCCGCCAGCAGGCCGAAGAACGCGAACAACGCGAGTTCGCTCTGGAACTTCTGGAGCGTTTCGGGCTGGCCTCCCAGCAGCATGCCCCGGCGAAGAGTCTTTCCTATGGCAACCAGCGGCGGCTCGAAATTGCCCGCGCCCTGGCCACCCGCCCCAAGGCCCTGCTGCTGGATGAACCGGCAGCCGGTATGAACCCCCAGGAATCTCTCGCCCTGATGCGTCAGATTCGTCAACTCCGCGAGGATTTCAAGCTGACGGTCGTTCTGGTTGAACACAACATGCGGGTGGTGATGGGGGCTTGCGAGCAGATTCACGTCGTCGAGCAGGGGCAGACCATTGCCGTGGGCACGCCGGATGAGATCAAACAGGACGTCCGGGTGATTGCTGCCTACCTTGGCCGGGCCTGA
- a CDS encoding site-specific DNA-methyltransferase → MLSSLPSGTVDLVLTSPPYFRQRDYGGGIGNETSLQDYLEGLLSILGHCVRLLKPTGSIVINIGDKYAHRGLALIPYRFAVAAMERFPVRLVNAITWVKRNPTPRHFRRRLVSSTEPFFHFVISDAYQYFPESFLCQTKPPDATRRGNRIGQRYFRLIEASTLTPDQKAQARLALENAIAEVRRGEIQDFRMKIRGIHSVPFGGREGGRNIHLERDGFTVIRMHGARLKRDVIETPVESLKGCPHRAVFPEAVVTEFIRLLTRPGDVVLDPFLGSGTTAVAAKRLNRHYLGVDINPDYCDYARRRLAGVALQTSLLDVTLP, encoded by the coding sequence TTGTTGTCATCGCTGCCGTCCGGTACGGTGGATTTGGTGTTGACCTCGCCGCCCTACTTTCGCCAGCGGGATTACGGCGGCGGCATCGGCAACGAAACCAGCCTGCAGGACTATCTGGAAGGCTTGCTGAGTATTTTGGGGCACTGTGTACGCCTGCTCAAACCGACGGGCAGCATCGTCATCAACATCGGGGACAAATATGCCCACCGGGGGTTGGCGCTGATCCCGTATCGCTTCGCCGTGGCTGCCATGGAGCGTTTTCCGGTACGCCTCGTGAATGCCATCACCTGGGTCAAGCGTAATCCCACACCACGTCATTTTCGGCGGCGGCTTGTCTCCAGCACCGAACCGTTTTTTCACTTTGTCATTTCGGATGCCTACCAGTATTTCCCGGAGAGTTTTCTGTGCCAGACAAAGCCACCCGACGCCACCCGCCGGGGAAACCGGATCGGACAGCGGTATTTTCGCCTCATCGAGGCCTCGACGCTGACTCCTGACCAGAAAGCACAGGCGCGCCTGGCGCTGGAAAATGCGATTGCCGAGGTGCGGCGCGGTGAGATTCAGGACTTCCGCATGAAAATCCGTGGCATCCATTCCGTGCCTTTTGGGGGGCGGGAAGGGGGGCGAAACATTCATCTGGAACGCGATGGCTTCACCGTCATTCGCATGCATGGTGCGCGACTCAAACGCGATGTCATTGAAACGCCGGTCGAATCGCTCAAGGGTTGTCCCCACCGGGCTGTCTTTCCAGAGGCGGTCGTAACGGAGTTCATCCGGCTGTTGACGCGCCCTGGGGATGTCGTCCTCGATCCCTTTCTTGGTTCGGGAACGACAGCGGTTGCCGCCAAGAGGCTGAACCGCCACTACCTGGGAGTGGACATCAATCCTGACTACTGCGACTATGCACGTCGGCGGTTAGCCGGCGTGGCCCTGCAGACCTCGCTGCTCGATGTGACCTTGCCGTAG
- a CDS encoding ABC transporter ATP-binding protein, giving the protein MSVAPNHHLPADGTPLLTVENLGVAYGAIEALHDVSLTVGRGEIVTLIGANGAGKTTTLKTIVGLLKPKRGRVVFNGESITARPTHEIVARGIALAPEGRGIFPDLTVLENLELGAYRQPDRKQFRRDLDHVCTLFPRVRERLRQRAGTLSGGEQQMVAIGRALMSRPTLLLLDEPSLGLAPLVTQAIFDALGELNREGLTILLVEQNAHLALSCSSRGYVLETGRVLLTGSAAELLQDARVREAYLGQ; this is encoded by the coding sequence ATGTCGGTTGCACCCAACCACCACCTGCCGGCTGATGGAACGCCGCTGCTGACCGTGGAGAACCTTGGTGTGGCCTATGGGGCCATCGAGGCGCTGCACGATGTGTCGCTGACGGTGGGCAGGGGGGAAATCGTGACCCTCATCGGCGCCAACGGGGCCGGCAAAACGACGACGCTGAAAACCATCGTCGGACTGCTCAAGCCGAAGCGGGGCCGGGTTGTGTTCAATGGCGAAAGCATCACGGCACGTCCCACGCACGAGATTGTTGCACGCGGCATTGCCCTCGCCCCCGAAGGGCGGGGCATTTTCCCCGACCTGACGGTGCTCGAAAATCTCGAACTCGGCGCTTACCGCCAGCCGGACCGGAAGCAGTTTCGCCGCGACCTCGACCACGTGTGTACGCTGTTTCCGCGCGTCAGAGAGCGGCTCCGGCAGCGGGCCGGAACGCTTTCCGGGGGCGAGCAGCAGATGGTGGCCATTGGAAGGGCGCTGATGAGCCGTCCGACGCTGCTGCTTCTGGATGAGCCATCGCTGGGGCTGGCGCCACTCGTCACACAGGCGATTTTTGACGCGCTTGGGGAACTCAACCGCGAAGGTTTGACGATTCTGCTCGTCGAACAGAACGCACACCTGGCGCTGAGCTGTTCCAGTCGCGGGTATGTGCTGGAAACCGGGCGTGTCCTGCTGACCGGCAGCGCCGCCGAACTTCTGCAGGACGCCCGTGTACGGGAGGCCTATCTGGGGCAATGA
- a CDS encoding FkbM family methyltransferase has protein sequence MKKFIRQLIEKAGYTVFKTAYAPKQMDVILDIRRLVPLSSVQVIFDVGANVGETVCWLRGAFPHAHIVAFEPVKATFNELERRVGHLPNVTLLNVALGEQPKVEVMHLQRYSAHNSLNPALNQPSPTGQSEEVQVETAQNIAKKLALPRIDFFKIDTQNYEIPVLAGAVDYLPTTTFIYAEMGFEKAGEATNFFALHEFLSRHGFAFFGLYELSHHEDGRLYYANALFINPARLRAPVGGAATA, from the coding sequence ATGAAAAAGTTCATCCGACAGCTTATCGAGAAGGCCGGATACACGGTTTTCAAGACCGCGTACGCGCCCAAACAAATGGATGTCATCCTCGACATCCGGCGGCTTGTCCCGCTGTCATCGGTACAGGTCATTTTTGATGTCGGGGCCAATGTCGGCGAAACCGTTTGCTGGCTTCGGGGGGCGTTTCCACACGCTCACATCGTGGCCTTTGAGCCGGTCAAGGCTACCTTCAATGAGCTTGAGCGTCGGGTTGGCCACCTTCCGAACGTGACACTTTTGAATGTTGCTTTGGGGGAGCAGCCCAAAGTTGAAGTCATGCACCTGCAAAGGTATTCAGCGCATAACTCACTCAATCCAGCACTCAACCAGCCTTCACCAACTGGTCAATCTGAGGAAGTTCAGGTTGAGACAGCACAAAACATCGCCAAGAAGCTAGCTCTTCCGCGAATTGATTTCTTCAAGATTGATACCCAAAACTATGAGATTCCGGTTCTGGCCGGAGCGGTGGATTATCTGCCGACGACGACGTTTATTTATGCTGAAATGGGCTTTGAGAAAGCTGGAGAAGCTACTAACTTTTTTGCCTTGCATGAGTTTCTAAGCCGTCATGGTTTCGCCTTCTTTGGCCTTTACGAACTGTCTCATCATGAAGATGGACGGCTGTATTATGCCAACGCCCTGTTCATCAACCCTGCCCGACTTCGCGCGCCGGTGGGTGGCGCGGCGACGGCCTGA
- a CDS encoding Uma2 family endonuclease, which produces MEAGPVEAVGQALDFTEDFTRELPCEDGIPLENLWHRLQINLLDDCVHQLWRGRTDFYAGGNMFVYYSLQQVQRQDYKGPDFFVVKDVNGSYVRPCWVAWREGGRLPDVIVELLSPSTRGVDLGAKKALYERVFRTREYFCYGPDPTQGGEPELLGWVLGRDGYEALAADERGWLWSRVFGAWVGEWEGEYHGARSRWLRLYDAEGRLIPTEAEAAQAEAERAQAEAERAQAEAKRAQAEAERAQAEAEAERKRAEAAQAEAETARTRAEAAQAEAEAERKRAEAAEAQAAALAAEIERLRRLLQNQPENKPGG; this is translated from the coding sequence GTGGAAGCTGGACCTGTGGAAGCCGTGGGGCAGGCGTTGGACTTCACGGAAGACTTCACCCGGGAACTGCCCTGTGAGGACGGGATACCCTTGGAGAATCTCTGGCATCGGCTGCAAATCAACCTGCTTGACGACTGCGTTCACCAGCTTTGGCGCGGGCGGACGGACTTTTATGCCGGTGGTAACATGTTTGTCTATTACAGCCTTCAGCAGGTGCAGCGGCAGGACTACAAGGGGCCGGACTTTTTCGTGGTGAAGGACGTGAACGGGTCGTACGTGCGACCGTGCTGGGTGGCGTGGCGGGAAGGCGGGCGGTTGCCGGACGTGATTGTGGAGTTGCTGTCGCCCTCGACGCGGGGAGTGGATTTGGGGGCGAAGAAGGCGTTGTACGAGCGGGTGTTTCGGACGCGGGAGTATTTTTGCTACGGGCCGGACCCGACACAGGGTGGAGAGCCGGAGTTGCTGGGGTGGGTGCTGGGGCGTGATGGGTACGAGGCGCTGGCGGCGGATGAGCGTGGGTGGTTGTGGAGTCGGGTGTTTGGGGCGTGGGTGGGGGAGTGGGAAGGCGAGTATCACGGGGCGCGGAGTCGGTGGTTGCGGCTGTATGATGCCGAGGGGCGGTTGATTCCGACGGAAGCGGAAGCTGCGCAGGCGGAAGCCGAACGCGCCCAAGCCGAAGCAGAACGTGCCCAAGCGGAAGCCAAACGCGCCCAAGCCGAGGCGGAACGTGCCCAAGCGGAAGCTGAGGCCGAACGAAAGCGGGCTGAAGCCGCCCAGGCGGAAGCTGAGACGGCAAGAACCCGTGCCGAAGCTGCCCAGGCTGAGGCGGAAGCTGAACGAAAACGCGCTGAAGCGGCCGAAGCACAGGCAGCAGCTCTGGCTGCCGAGATTGAGCGGCTGCGACGCCTGCTCCAAAACCAGCCAGAAAACAAACCGGGCGGTTGA
- a CDS encoding Uma2 family endonuclease, translating into MEAGPVEAVGQALDFTEDFTRELPCEDGIPLENLWHRLQINLLDDCVHQLWRGRTDFYAGGNMFVYYSLQQVQRQDYKGPDFFVVKDVDGSYVRPCWVAWREGGRLPDVIVELLSPSTRGVDLGAKKALYERVFRTREYFCYGPDPTQGGEPELLGWVLGRDGYEALAADERGWLWSRVFGAWVGEWEGEYHGARSRWLRLYDAEGRLIPTAAEAAQAEAERAQAEAERARAEAEAERRRAEAAEARAAALEAELARVQALLSSQPEKPSQP; encoded by the coding sequence GTGGAAGCTGGACCTGTGGAAGCCGTGGGGCAGGCGTTGGACTTCACGGAAGACTTCACCCGGGAACTGCCCTGTGAGGACGGGATACCCTTGGAGAATCTCTGGCATCGGCTGCAAATCAACCTGCTCGATGACTGCGTTCACCAGCTTTGGCGCGGGCGGACGGACTTTTATGCCGGGGGCAATATGTTTGTCTATTACAGCCTTCAGCAGGTGCAGCGGCAGGACTACAAGGGGCCGGACTTTTTCGTGGTGAAGGACGTGGACGGGTCGTACGTGCGACCGTGCTGGGTGGCGTGGCGGGAAGGCGGGCGGTTGCCGGACGTGATTGTGGAGTTGCTGTCGCCCTCGACGCGGGGAGTGGATTTGGGGGCGAAGAAGGCGCTGTACGAGCGGGTGTTTCGGACGCGGGAGTATTTTTGCTACGGGCCGGACCCGACACAGGGTGGAGAGCCGGAGTTGCTGGGGTGGGTGCTGGGGCGTGATGGGTACGAGGCGCTGGCGGCGGATGAGCGTGGGTGGTTGTGGAGTCGGGTGTTTGGGGCGTGGGTGGGGGAGTGGGAAGGCGAGTATCACGGGGCGCGGAGTCGGTGGTTGCGGCTGTACGATGCCGAGGGGCGGTTGATTCCGACGGCAGCGGAAGCTGCGCAGGCGGAAGCCGAACGCGCCCAAGCGGAGGCAGAACGTGCCCGGGCCGAGGCCGAAGCTGAACGGAGACGCGCGGAAGCGGCTGAAGCGCGGGCGGCGGCGCTGGAGGCGGAACTGGCACGGGTGCAGGCATTGCTATCAAGTCAACCCGAAAAACCATCGCAGCCCTAG
- a CDS encoding Uma2 family endonuclease has protein sequence MEAGPVEAVGQALDFTEDFTRELPCEDGIPLENLWHRLQINLLDDCVHQLWRGRTDFYAGGNMFVYYSLQQVQRQDYKGPDFFVVKDVNGSYVRPCWVAWREGGRLPDVIVELLSPSTRGVDLGAKKALYEQVFRTREYFCYGPDPTQGGEPELLGWVLGRDGYEALAADERGWLWSRVFGAWVGEWEGEYHGARSRWLRLYDAEGRLIPTESEAERRRAEAAEARAAALEAELARVQALLSNQPEKPSQP, from the coding sequence TGGACTTCACGGAAGACTTCACCCGGGAACTGCCCTGTGAGGACGGGATACCCTTGGAGAATCTCTGGCATCGGCTGCAAATCAACCTGCTTGACGACTGCGTTCACCAGCTTTGGCGCGGGCGGACGGACTTTTATGCCGGGGGCAATATGTTTGTCTATTACAGCCTTCAGCAGGTGCAGCGGCAGGACTACAAGGGGCCGGACTTTTTCGTGGTGAAGGACGTGAACGGGTCGTACGTGCGACCGTGCTGGGTGGCGTGGCGGGAAGGCGGGCGGTTGCCGGACGTGATTGTGGAGTTGCTGTCGCCCTCGACGCGGGGAGTGGATTTGGGGGCGAAGAAGGCGTTGTACGAGCAGGTGTTTCGGACGCGGGAGTATTTTTGCTACGGGCCGGACCCGACACAGGGTGGAGAGCCGGAGTTGCTGGGGTGGGTGCTGGGGCGTGATGGGTACGAGGCGCTGGCGGCGGATGAGCGTGGGTGGTTGTGGAGTCGGGTGTTTGGGGCGTGGGTGGGGGAGTGGGAAGGCGAGTATCACGGGGCGCGGAGTCGGTGGCTGCGGCTGTACGATGCCGAGGGACGGTTGATTCCGACGGAATCCGAAGCCGAACGGAGACGTGCGGAAGCGGCTGAAGCGCGGGCAGCGGCGCTGGAGGCGGAACTGGCACGGGTGCAGGCGCTGTTGTCGAACCAACCCGAAAAACCATCGCAGCCCTAG